The nucleotide window GGGGCAGCGTTCGACGAGTTCCGCCGCCTCGCCCAGGCGGGCTGGGCTGGTGCAGATGTCGAAGCTCATCCCCAATTCGCCCAACAGGCGGATGCCCTTCACGAAGGCATCCTCGAGGTACTGGCCGGGCTTGCCTGTGATCTGGCGGACGCCTTTGACATACGGGCTGCCCCTGAAACGCGCAATGTAGTCCCTGAAGCCAGGCTCGGCCACGCGCGCGCCGATCACCGCGGCGCAGGTCGGGTTGTCCTTGCGCTGGCAGAGGTCCACCACGTATTCCGCCTCGGCCAGCTTGTCCTCGGGCCGCACGTCCACTTCCATGTAGACGGCTTTGGCGATGTTCAGACCGGCAGCGGCCTCGAGGTAGTGCGTCATCACGTAGTTGCGGGTTAATTCGCCGCCGGGCTGGAGCCATGGCAGGCGCAGTTTCGTGAGGTCCCACAGGTGCTGATGGGTGTCTACGGCGGGCAGCATAGGTGGTTCTCCTGCGAAGGCGGCGAAGCAGCCGGCGGTGACGGAGGTCGCCATGAAACGGCGACGAGTGGCGAGCATGGGCAGTCTCCTGGTGTGACCGGAGAGGATAACTGGATGGTTGGATGAATGGATGATTGGATGGTTGCCTGACATTCATCCACCCATCCAGCCATCCATTCATCCCTCAATGAAGCGTGTCCAGCCCCCGAATCATGTAGGCCTGGAGCAGCCCGCTCTCATCGGAGTTGAAGAAGGCCATCGAGCCGTCGGGCGACAGGAACGGATGCGGGTGCGTGTCCTTGTTCCGCGACGAGCGCGGGTCGAGGAGATACCACCAACGTTCCAGCGGCTCGCCCTCCTTGGCTGGCAGGTCGGCGAGGTACAAGTGCCAGCCCTTCTCGTGCCAGGCGTCGGAGACGAGGCGGCGGCCCGCAATGTCGGTGGCAAAATGGCAGAAGCGCGGCTGGGGGAAGGTGCGCGTGAGGTCGTTGCGCACCCCGCCCGGCGTGCGGATGCCGACGTGGCCGGCGAAGGGCGCGGGCGGGCTCTCGATGAGCTGGTTCTCGGGCGGCTTGCGGGTGCCGGTGCTGGTGATCGCCCGGGGGGAGCGGCCGCGCCAGCACTGGTGGCCCTGCGGGTGCTCGTTGCCGTCGCGGCCCCAGGGCAGGTTGCGGAAGTCGGTGCCGTCGTCGCGCACGGCGTGGATGTCGCAGCCCTCGGGGCCGACCAGCTTGATGATGCTGCCCCGCTCGTTGCACTGGTTGCCGTGGTTCTCCTGCACCAGGAGGTCGTGCGAGGCGGCGGCCTCGGTCGAGCGGCAGTACTGGGGATGGACGTTGCACCAGGTCTGGCCGTGGAGGATGAGGCGGACGGCGGCCTGTTCAAGGTCGAACATCATCAGGCCGAAGGGCGCGTCCTTCGTCTGCCCGTCGCCCAGGAAGGCCGAGAGCGCGAGCCGCTTGCCATCGGACGAGATGGTCGAGAGGGGGTAGATGCCGCTGGGGCGGAAGCTCGTGTCGGGCAGAGGCGAATCGAGGACGAGGATCGTCCGTCGGTCCGAGCCGTCCAGGCCCACCCGCTTCAGCGTGAGCTTGCCGCCGTTGACCCGTGTCTCGTTGACGAAGTAGTAGAGGGTCTTGCCGTCGGGCGAGACGGAGGGGGCGGTGGCGCCCGTCTCGTCGGTGACGGGCGTCAGCTCGCCCGTCGCCGTTTCGCAGACGAGATAGCGGTGGTCGGGGTCGTGCTGGCTGCTGCCATGGGCATGCGCCGAGCGGTGGAGGATGAAGCGGCGCGAATCGGGCGTGAAGACCTGCGCCTCCATGTACACGTGGCTCGAAGGGCAGTCCTCGCCCGTGAGCTGGAAGACCTCGATTCCCTTGGGCGACCGCGCATCGAGCAAGTCGGGGCGGGCATCCATGTTCAACCTTCCACAAAGGACCGGCCTGATGCTCACTTCGCCAGGCCGATGAGGGTGATGCCGATGAGGATGAGGGCGCCGGCGAAGATGCGGATGCCGCCGCAGCGCTCCTTGAGCACCGCCGTACCGAGCACGATGGCCACGATCTGGCTGAGCTGCCGCGCGGCCACGATGTAGCTCACCTTGCTGGACTCCATCACGTAGAGCACCAGCACGTAGGCCCCGAAATCCAGGAAACCCGAGATAGTGAGCGGCAGCCACTCGCTGCGGAAGAGCGCCGCCACGTCGCGCACCCCGCACCGCCACGCCACGTAGGGCGTGAGCATCACCACCGTGACCACCCAGTGGATGTAGTTGAACGGGATCGGGTCGGCGTAACGGCTCATCGCCAGCTTATCAATGATCGAGTAGGCCGACACCATCAGGGCAGCCGCCAGGGCGAAGGCTGTGCCGCGCGTCAGGAACGAGTGGTGCACGCGCAGCATGTGCTGGATGCCGGCGCCCTGGAGGTGAATGGCCACGATGGACACGCACACGACCCCGATGCCCAGCCCGCCCAGCCACGAGAGGCGCTCGCCCAGGAAGGCCATGGCCCAGAACGGCACGATGGCCGGGGCGATGCGGCTCAGGGGATAGGCGAGCGACAGGTCGCACGTGTGCAGCGCCTCGGCCAGGAAAATCACGTAGACCGCCTTGGCCGCGGCCGAGGCCACAATGCACACCCACGCCTCGACGCCGAGCCGCGCATCCAGCCCCTGCACCAGGTACAGCGGGAGGAAGAAGACCGCGCCGAGCGCGTACAGGCCCCAGATGAAGGCCAGCTTGTGCTGCGACTGCTTGGCGAAGAAGTTCCACATCGCGTGCCCGACGGCCGACAGCAGCACGATGAGGAGGGGAACGAGTTCCATTGGAAGCCCCGAGCGTCGAGCCGAGAGCCACAAACTACGAGCCGCAAGCTCCCGGCCCAATGCCCCGCCGCTCGGAGGCCTGTGGCCTGTAGCTTGACGCCGCGCTCAGCCCCAGAACGCCCACACGAACAGATAGGCGGCGGTCGTGGCCGCAAGGGTGAACGGCAGGCCGATACGCGCGAACTGGCCGAAGGTGACCGCGTGCCCCTCGCGGCGCAGCACACCCACGGCCACCACGTTGCACGAGGCGCCGATGGGCGTGATGTTGCCGCCGATGCAGGCGCCGATCAACAGGCCCGAGGCGTAGAGAAACGCATCGCCGCCCACCGCAG belongs to Planctomycetota bacterium and includes:
- a CDS encoding EamA family transporter, whose product is MELVPLLIVLLSAVGHAMWNFFAKQSQHKLAFIWGLYALGAVFFLPLYLVQGLDARLGVEAWVCIVASAAAKAVYVIFLAEALHTCDLSLAYPLSRIAPAIVPFWAMAFLGERLSWLGGLGIGVVCVSIVAIHLQGAGIQHMLRVHHSFLTRGTAFALAAALMVSAYSIIDKLAMSRYADPIPFNYIHWVVTVVMLTPYVAWRCGVRDVAALFRSEWLPLTISGFLDFGAYVLVLYVMESSKVSYIVAARQLSQIVAIVLGTAVLKERCGGIRIFAGALILIGITLIGLAK
- a CDS encoding amidohydrolase family protein — protein: MLATRRRFMATSVTAGCFAAFAGEPPMLPAVDTHQHLWDLTKLRLPWLQPGGELTRNYVMTHYLEAAAGLNIAKAVYMEVDVRPEDKLAEAEYVVDLCQRKDNPTCAAVIGARVAEPGFRDYIARFRGSPYVKGVRQITGKPGQYLEDAFVKGIRLLGELGMSFDICTSPARLGEAAELVERCPDTRFVVDHCGNVPPKALLPGGDRGVADAWRRDMARLAKAGDRIICKLSGIVASLPRGQWTPDDLAPAINACIETFGPARCVWASDWPVCTRGATLAEWLTAFRAIIAPRPEADQRKLLHDNAVRFYGLKDKA